Within the Blastopirellula marina genome, the region AGGCTTGTCGAAGCATCCACCGTGAAGGTTCAGCTCGTCATTTGAAGCAATTTGAACAGGCACATCGATAAACTCGACACCGATGTCATGAGGGTGGAACATTCCATAGTACGCTAAGCCAACATCAGAAAGTTCTGGGTGATCCACCTGCCACTGCTTGAAATACAGTAAATCTTGCCCCCAATCGCAATTGCTATTGGCTAGATGTCGATATCCATTGGCTGGACCACCCGCAAACTCATTGAAATATGAAAGCCAGTGGGGGGCATGCCACAGCGTACTTCCAACTATGGAGAGGACACAGATAGTGGCAAGGCATTTAGTCAGTACAACAACACCTTGCCTGACTGCACACCAATGGTCACTTATCAGCCTAGATGTGTACGAGTTGCCTATACTCAATGGCTTGCCGTTTTCAGATTGGAACTTAAACGCTGTCCCTGCAATTTGCGAAATCCAAATAAATGCAAATGGTACAGATGGCAAGATATATCGCATATGCGCCGTATAGTCGCGATCGCTACTTGCAGCTGCGATAATTATAATTGAAGGCGCAAGCAAGACGAACTCATCCCGCAAGCGATACCATTGAAATGCAAAAAGCAACTTCAGTCCAACTGTCATTATCATCAACGCAATAACCCCGGACGGCATCTTCACCAATAGCGCATATATGTAGAAATACCACGCTCCATGATTGAATGTCTGACCACGCAGATATGCAGTAGGACGTTTTTCATGGTCGTGTTTTTGGATATCCGCTCCGTAAACAAATTGATCCGGCAATGGTATTGGGCATAACGCTAGAGGCGTCCCTTGAAAGCGATTGCCGTGCCCGTCTGCTTTCCCACTAAGAGTCGAACTAAAGAACTTGAATTCACCCAGGAGATGAAATGTGCCATCGTAGCCGTAGCCGCAATTAAGCACGTTTACACCTATCCCCACAATAAGGCTAAATTGTACAGCATTTCTTAGGAAGCTTCTACTCAGAAGCATTTCGAGGCAGAGATAACTATCGGTCATCTGCCAAAAGACCCACATAAGAGGCCACAAAGGCAGAAGGAGGATCCATGTAATTTTGGATAACAGCGTGAGTCCAAGTAGCACCCCAGTTATCATTGCAATTGACCAAGTGGGGCGTTGTAACCAGCACCAAAAT harbors:
- a CDS encoding glycosyltransferase family 39 protein, which produces MNEPCHMVAGLAHWKYGRFDLYNVNPPLIRMVATLPILVIGTETDWSQWNTPPPIRSEFLVGPDWVAANREAAIWQVMLARFACIPFSVAGALVCFLWSRDLYGNIPGLLACSLWCFSPAILGNASCITPDAHAAAIGVAASYAFWCWLQRPTWSIAMITGVLLGLTLLSKITWILLLPLWPLMWVFWQMTDSYLCLEMLLSRSFLRNAVQFSLIVGIGVNVLNCGYGYDGTFHLLGEFKFFSSTLSGKADGHGNRFQGTPLALCPIPLPDQFVYGADIQKHDHEKRPTAYLRGQTFNHGAWYFYIYALLVKMPSGVIALMIMTVGLKLLFAFQWYRLRDEFVLLAPSIIIIAAASSDRDYTAHMRYILPSVPFAFIWISQIAGTAFKFQSENGKPLSIGNSYTSRLISDHWCAVRQGVVVLTKCLATICVLSIVGSTLWHAPHWLSYFNEFAGGPANGYRHLANSNCDWGQDLLYFKQWQVDHPELSDVGLAYYGMFHPHDIGVEFIDVPVQIASNDELNLHGGCFDKPTGWYAVSANFVTGHTSWGYRANGSRVYYQRPYFGWFSRLTPVDRAGYSILIYHVTDEDLKRLDEEGVRIISPQCNAFKEQIEWEWKSP